The Aliivibrio salmonicida LFI1238 genome contains the following window.
CAGTTAATACTGACACTTGTTTTTTATTATCATCTTCAAACATCGTAGGCATTAAACGAACAAACTCTAAACCATGCCAATCTTCCGGGAACATTTCATAAACCGTTGGTAAATGTTGGAAAAAGTTCACTGTTGATGCCCAGTCTAAACGTTTAGCTGCACATGGAATTAGTAATGAATTAGACGCATACATGGCATTCCACACTAGTGGATCAACGTGTGGACCTGTATCAATCATAATCACATCAAATTGATCAGCGATTGGATCTATCACTTTTTCTTTCAATAGCTTAACAATATCTAATGACCCATTCGTTGACAAATCTTGCCATGCTTCTGCGTTAAACATAGCATCTTCAGGGAAAGCAGAAATAGTTTTCAAATTCGGATATTGCGTGTTCAATAACACATTTTTAGCCATAAACTGACCATCAATAACTTCATTTTCTGGCACATTATCAAGCATAATATCAACAGCAGAATAGATAGTATCTTGCTCTGAAACACTGATTTGAGGGTTTAAAAATAAACGAAGAGACCCTTGTGGATCTAAATCGATTAAGCAAATACGGTAACGTTTTTCTAAATTTAAAGCCAGACAAGCAGCAAGGTGTACAGCACTCATTGATTTACCTGTACCCCCTTTTTGGTTCTGAACATTTACAACCCAAGGCTTATTATTTACATTTTTTTTCTGCTCATGGAAAGAAAGCATACCGGCAGCTTCCATTAACATGTGTGCTTCTGTTAATGAAATAGAGTAATGATTAGCGTTGTTTTTTGTAAATTGATGACCTTCCGACTCTAAACGAGTAATCGCTTCATCTAACTTTCTTCTAGTTAAACCAGAACGAGTTTCCATCATTGCTTTAGACATTGGAGGAAAATGCTCATCATTTCTTTCTTCAAGAACTAATTCAATACGATCAGATTGCACTTGCTGCGTTTGTTCAGCCAATGCTGCCAAATTGGCAATGGTTTTTTCTCTATTCATAATATTCGCCAGTAAAGTTA
Protein-coding sequences here:
- a CDS encoding ParA family protein; this encodes MNREKTIANLAALAEQTQQVQSDRIELVLEERNDEHFPPMSKAMMETRSGLTRRKLDEAITRLESEGHQFTKNNANHYSISLTEAHMLMEAAGMLSFHEQKKNVNNKPWVVNVQNQKGGTGKSMSAVHLAACLALNLEKRYRICLIDLDPQGSLRLFLNPQISVSEQDTIYSAVDIMLDNVPENEVIDGQFMAKNVLLNTQYPNLKTISAFPEDAMFNAEAWQDLSTNGSLDIVKLLKEKVIDPIADQFDVIMIDTGPHVDPLVWNAMYASNSLLIPCAAKRLDWASTVNFFQHLPTVYEMFPEDWHGLEFVRLMPTMFEDDNKKQVSVLTEMNYLLGDQVMMATIPRSRAFEICADTYSTVFDLTAADFEGGKKTLAVAQDAVKKCALEFERVLHSHWNSLNKGEY